A window from Rhizosphaericola mali encodes these proteins:
- the polA gene encoding DNA polymerase I: MEKKLYLLDAMALIFRAYYALIRSPRVTSDGKNTNAQFGFTNTLIDLIQKEKPTHLAVCFDTHAPTTRHKDYENYKANRQEAPEDLIISIPDIKKIIHGFNIPTIELDGYEADDIIGTLAWEAAAKGYQVYMVTPDKDYGQLLNDDKIFIYKPPYMGNPKEIIDAEGICKKWDIERVDQVIDILGLMGDAVDNIPGIAGVGEKTAAKLLKQYDTVEGVIAHADEIKGALGEKVRAGKDSAIMSKKLATIITDVPVTFDEHNFELGEWDKDLLANIFGELEFRTLGKRLLGEGFQIPVSGNVQTDLFGNVVETKGTSKGKTETIVDVPELEIKDIKNTSHDYHLVDTEEDRQQLVWNLLKEKEICFDTETTGLDANNVEIVGMSFSVKKGEAYYVPMPKDQKKVAEILEVFRPLFAEKKILWIGQNIKYDMLVMKWYGIELEGEIFDTMVAHYLIEPEGRRNMDLLSEQFLGYHPIEIEELIGKKGKGQLNMRDIAKEVVKEYAAEDADITLQLKHAIEPILTQKSVRKVFDKVDTPLIKVLTAMEFEGVKIDENFLKEYSKTLEIDAADYENRVYEEAGVKFNLASPKQLGEVLFDKLKLDPKAKKTKTGQYATGEDVLLKLAAENKIVDDILGFRELTKLRNTYVDALPALINPRTGRVHTSYNQTIAITGRLSSTNPNLQNIPIRTERGKEIRKAFIPRDSDHILLSADYSQIELRIVAAISGDEHMCEAFKEGKDIHKATAAKVFGVAESEVTSDMRRKAKSVNFGIIYGQSAFGLASNLGISRKEAKEIIDSYMEEFSGIRSYMETKIQFAQDHGYAETLMGRKNWLKDINSSNFTVRAFAERAAINSPIQGTAADMIKLAMIDIHAAMQKENLASKMILQVHDELIFDVKKAEVDILKELVPTLMKNALVLPNEVPALAETGVGDNWLEAH, translated from the coding sequence ATGGAAAAAAAATTATACTTGCTCGATGCGATGGCGTTGATATTTAGAGCGTATTATGCGTTGATCAGAAGTCCGCGTGTTACCTCAGATGGCAAAAATACCAATGCACAATTCGGCTTTACCAATACGTTGATTGATTTAATTCAAAAGGAAAAACCAACGCATCTTGCTGTATGTTTTGATACACATGCTCCCACTACACGTCATAAGGACTATGAAAACTACAAAGCAAATCGTCAAGAAGCTCCCGAAGATTTGATTATATCCATTCCCGATATTAAAAAAATAATTCATGGTTTCAATATTCCAACAATAGAATTGGATGGCTATGAAGCGGATGATATTATCGGAACTTTGGCTTGGGAAGCCGCTGCGAAAGGTTATCAAGTGTATATGGTTACGCCCGATAAAGACTATGGTCAACTATTGAATGACGATAAAATATTTATATATAAACCTCCTTACATGGGTAATCCAAAAGAGATTATCGATGCAGAAGGTATTTGTAAAAAATGGGATATTGAACGCGTCGATCAGGTCATCGATATATTGGGATTGATGGGTGATGCGGTGGATAATATTCCAGGAATTGCTGGTGTAGGTGAAAAAACTGCGGCTAAACTATTGAAACAATACGATACGGTAGAGGGTGTGATAGCTCATGCAGATGAAATTAAAGGTGCATTGGGCGAAAAGGTCAGAGCGGGTAAAGATTCTGCGATTATGAGTAAAAAATTAGCCACGATTATTACCGACGTGCCTGTGACGTTTGATGAGCATAATTTTGAATTAGGAGAATGGGATAAAGATCTATTGGCAAATATTTTCGGAGAATTAGAATTTCGAACTTTAGGTAAAAGACTATTGGGGGAAGGTTTTCAAATTCCTGTTAGTGGAAATGTTCAAACGGATTTGTTTGGAAATGTAGTAGAAACCAAAGGAACTAGTAAAGGTAAAACAGAAACTATAGTTGATGTTCCTGAATTAGAAATAAAAGATATAAAAAATACTTCACACGACTATCATTTAGTAGATACAGAAGAAGATCGTCAACAATTGGTTTGGAATCTTTTGAAAGAAAAAGAAATTTGTTTTGATACTGAAACGACTGGGCTAGATGCTAATAATGTAGAAATTGTAGGCATGAGTTTTTCCGTAAAAAAAGGAGAAGCGTACTATGTACCCATGCCGAAAGATCAAAAGAAAGTAGCTGAAATCTTAGAAGTTTTTCGCCCTTTATTTGCGGAGAAAAAGATTTTATGGATTGGTCAAAATATCAAGTATGATATGCTTGTGATGAAGTGGTACGGCATCGAACTAGAAGGAGAAATCTTTGATACGATGGTCGCACATTATTTGATTGAGCCGGAAGGTCGTCGGAATATGGATCTTTTGAGTGAACAATTTTTGGGTTATCATCCTATTGAAATCGAAGAATTGATCGGAAAAAAGGGAAAAGGTCAATTGAATATGCGCGATATTGCCAAGGAAGTTGTCAAAGAATATGCTGCGGAAGACGCAGATATTACACTACAATTAAAACATGCAATTGAGCCAATTCTAACGCAAAAAAGTGTAAGAAAAGTTTTTGATAAAGTAGATACACCTTTAATCAAAGTCCTAACAGCAATGGAATTTGAAGGCGTAAAGATTGATGAAAATTTTTTAAAAGAATATTCCAAAACCTTAGAAATAGATGCTGCTGACTATGAAAATCGTGTTTATGAAGAAGCAGGCGTGAAATTCAACTTGGCATCACCTAAGCAATTGGGAGAAGTGCTATTTGATAAATTAAAATTAGATCCTAAAGCAAAAAAAACGAAAACAGGACAATATGCGACCGGTGAAGATGTATTGTTAAAACTTGCCGCAGAAAATAAAATTGTAGATGATATTCTAGGATTTAGAGAATTGACAAAATTGCGTAATACATACGTCGATGCCTTACCTGCATTGATTAATCCAAGAACTGGAAGAGTGCATACTTCCTATAATCAGACGATTGCAATTACCGGTAGATTGAGTAGTACGAATCCTAATTTGCAAAATATTCCTATAAGAACGGAGCGAGGTAAAGAAATTAGAAAAGCTTTTATTCCGAGAGATAGTGATCATATTTTGTTAAGTGCCGATTATTCGCAAATTGAATTGAGAATTGTCGCTGCAATTAGTGGAGACGAACATATGTGTGAAGCATTTAAAGAAGGTAAAGATATTCATAAAGCCACGGCTGCTAAGGTTTTTGGTGTTGCGGAAAGTGAAGTGACTAGCGACATGCGTCGTAAAGCAAAGAGTGTCAATTTCGGAATTATTTATGGACAGAGTGCATTTGGCTTAGCTAGTAATTTGGGTATTAGTCGAAAAGAAGCAAAAGAAATTATTGATAGTTACATGGAGGAATTTTCGGGTATTCGTAGTTATATGGAAACGAAAATTCAATTTGCGCAAGACCATGGTTATGCCGAGACACTGATGGGTAGGAAGAACTGGTTAAAGGATATTAATTCTTCCAATTTTACGGTTCGCGCTTTTGCAGAAAGAGCTGCCATTAATTCGCCAATTCAAGGAACTGCTGCGGATATGATCAAATTAGCAATGATTGATATTCATGCTGCCATGCAGAAAGAAAATCTAGCTTCTAAAATGATTTTGCAAGTACATGATGAGTTGATCTTTGATGTCAAAAAAGCTGAAGTAGATATTCTAAAAGAATTGGTTCCTACATTAATGAAAAACGCTTTAGTCTTACCGAATGAAGTTCCTGCGCTTGCAGAGACAGGTGTCGGAGATAATTGGTTAGAAGCACACTAA
- the purU gene encoding formyltetrahydrofolate deformylase, protein MTIVIQCQDRVGLISIISTILRNADCNIVSMRQHVAADAPLFFARIVTDDVEIDALSIKEKLTNALPLGAMITVNPPQKKKIVVLVTKEYHCLGDILLRNNFDNLNAEVVAVVGNYNELSDLTKKFGVPFHYISHENISKDIFEMRLKESIDKYAPDFIVLAKFMRILSPEFVAHFAKKIINIHHSFLPAFIGANPYKRAYERGVKLIGATAHFVTNDLDEGPIITQQVIPVNHTYTAEAMRKAGREIETSTLAEAMQLVFEDRVFVYKNKTVIFK, encoded by the coding sequence ATGACTATAGTTATACAATGCCAAGATCGTGTCGGATTGATTTCAATTATTTCGACCATATTGCGCAATGCAGATTGTAATATCGTTTCGATGCGTCAACATGTCGCAGCAGATGCGCCTTTATTTTTTGCCCGTATCGTCACTGATGATGTAGAAATAGATGCGCTCTCCATCAAGGAAAAATTGACAAATGCATTACCACTAGGAGCGATGATCACGGTGAATCCTCCGCAGAAAAAGAAAATCGTTGTATTAGTTACGAAAGAATATCATTGTTTGGGTGATATATTGTTGCGTAATAATTTTGATAATTTGAATGCTGAAGTAGTTGCTGTTGTGGGCAACTATAATGAATTGTCAGATTTGACTAAGAAATTTGGCGTGCCTTTTCATTATATATCTCATGAAAATATTTCTAAAGACATATTTGAAATGCGACTAAAGGAAAGCATAGATAAATACGCACCTGATTTTATAGTGCTTGCGAAATTTATGCGTATATTATCACCTGAATTTGTGGCGCATTTTGCAAAAAAAATTATCAATATTCATCACTCATTTTTGCCGGCATTCATAGGTGCAAATCCTTATAAAAGAGCATACGAACGTGGCGTGAAATTAATTGGAGCCACGGCGCATTTTGTTACCAATGACTTAGATGAAGGTCCGATTATTACGCAGCAAGTTATTCCGGTAAATCATACTTACACCGCGGAAGCAATGCGTAAAGCTGGTCGAGAAATTGAAACTTCTACGTTAGCAGAAGCAATGCAATTAGTATTTGAAGATCGCGTATTTGTGTATAAAAATAAGACGGTGATATTTAAGTAA
- a CDS encoding DUF3307 domain-containing protein, with the protein MNLLLRLLLAHFLGDFLFQPNKWVKDKCIHKEKSPFLYAHLGVHAILLLILLQGQHLLAILFILITHFIIDWLKLKFSTEKNQRRYFFYDQFAHVLILLLVTNHFVPGFITTDKLLSDHGLVIVITVLFATVVSSIIMKTLIGRWDMTQIDSPENSLKDAGLYIGILERMFIVGFILLNYWAGVGFLITIKSVYRFNDLSKAKDRKLTEYIMIGTLISFGLGIVAGLFCKYLS; encoded by the coding sequence ATGAATCTACTTCTTAGATTATTATTAGCTCATTTTTTGGGAGATTTTTTATTCCAACCTAATAAATGGGTGAAAGATAAATGCATACACAAGGAAAAATCCCCTTTCTTGTACGCACATCTAGGAGTTCATGCTATTTTATTGCTGATATTATTACAAGGGCAACATTTATTGGCAATTCTATTTATTCTCATTACACATTTCATTATCGATTGGCTCAAACTAAAATTTTCCACAGAAAAGAATCAACGACGATATTTCTTTTATGATCAATTTGCTCACGTTTTAATCTTATTATTAGTTACCAATCATTTCGTACCTGGATTTATCACTACAGACAAACTATTATCAGATCATGGTTTAGTTATAGTTATTACAGTATTATTTGCAACAGTTGTCAGTTCGATTATAATGAAAACATTGATAGGTAGGTGGGATATGACTCAAATTGACTCGCCAGAAAATTCATTAAAAGATGCCGGACTATATATTGGTATCTTGGAACGTATGTTTATAGTTGGCTTCATTTTACTCAATTATTGGGCGGGCGTTGGTTTTCTCATAACTATAAAATCGGTGTACCGCTTCAATGATTTATCCAAAGCAAAAGACCGAAAATTGACCGAATATATAATGATTGGAACGTTAATAAGTTTCGGATTAGGAATAGTAGCGGGACTATTTTGCAAATATTTATCATAA
- a CDS encoding transcriptional regulator: MQAIITGDMIGSTHIDPNIWLPILKKALSKWGKENRNWEVFRGDSFQINIEAEDVLKFVYILKATLKAENLDARMAIGLGPIKYIADNIAESNGEAFIYSGRLLDHLKPKKLRISSDYPENDLIFNTAFDLATLVMDDWKPVTAKIIQTVWEHPEMNQTEIAKLLDKTQSNISEGLKRAGYEELMQLENLYTLKIKALLNESTS, translated from the coding sequence ATGCAAGCAATTATCACGGGAGATATGATTGGATCTACTCATATCGATCCAAATATCTGGTTGCCCATTCTGAAAAAAGCACTTTCAAAATGGGGAAAAGAAAACCGGAATTGGGAAGTTTTTCGCGGGGATAGCTTTCAGATAAATATAGAAGCAGAAGATGTTTTGAAATTTGTATATATACTAAAAGCGACTTTAAAGGCAGAAAATCTCGATGCGAGAATGGCGATCGGATTGGGTCCCATTAAATACATTGCGGATAATATAGCAGAATCCAACGGCGAAGCATTTATCTATTCGGGTAGATTATTAGACCACCTGAAACCAAAAAAATTAAGAATAAGTAGTGACTATCCAGAAAATGATTTAATTTTCAATACAGCATTTGACCTTGCAACATTAGTAATGGATGACTGGAAACCCGTTACAGCTAAAATCATTCAAACAGTATGGGAACATCCAGAAATGAACCAAACGGAAATTGCCAAACTTTTGGATAAAACCCAAAGCAATATCAGTGAAGGATTGAAACGTGCGGGTTATGAAGAACTGATGCAATTGGAAAATTTGTATACATTAAAAATCAAAGCTTTATTAAATGAATCTACTTCTTAG
- a CDS encoding ComF family protein: MKTNWLQDFLQIIYPKFCAGCGSDAISSSQPFCLLCESKLPQTHFFKMKENPITNIFKGRLSIENGGSAYYYTNDTAIQTLIYSMKYKEDRNMGIYLGKLLGKKLKESDWFSQIDALVPLPLHKDKEKKRGYNQAELLCQGISQISKCEIITDAVIRNKATTSQTHKSRTERILAMEDKFELKKTERLAGKHILLIDDLVTTGATLEFCGLEILKAADTKLSVATLGKSMH, translated from the coding sequence ATGAAAACCAACTGGCTGCAAGATTTTTTACAAATCATTTATCCGAAATTCTGTGCGGGTTGCGGTAGCGACGCTATCTCTTCAAGCCAACCATTTTGTTTATTATGCGAAAGTAAATTGCCTCAGACGCATTTTTTCAAAATGAAGGAAAATCCGATTACAAATATTTTCAAAGGAAGATTATCTATCGAAAATGGTGGAAGTGCTTATTATTATACCAATGATACGGCTATTCAGACGCTTATTTATTCGATGAAATACAAAGAGGATAGAAATATGGGCATTTATTTGGGTAAATTATTGGGCAAAAAATTGAAGGAATCTGATTGGTTTTCTCAAATAGATGCACTTGTGCCACTGCCTTTGCACAAGGATAAAGAGAAAAAACGTGGTTACAATCAAGCTGAATTATTATGTCAAGGAATCTCTCAGATTTCGAAATGTGAAATCATCACGGATGCTGTGATTCGAAATAAGGCGACAACTTCGCAGACACATAAATCTCGCACAGAAAGAATCCTCGCCATGGAAGATAAATTTGAATTGAAAAAAACAGAGCGATTAGCAGGCAAACATATTCTCTTAATTGATGATTTGGTAACGACCGGCGCGACTTTGGAATTTTGTGGTTTGGAAATATTGAAAGCGGCAGATACGAAATTAAGTGTCGCAACTTTAGGAAAATCCATGCATTGA
- a CDS encoding glutathione peroxidase produces MKKLKYAIVAVALFVISASFISKEHKRQQMETSKKLKNIYDFKIEGLDGSVIDFSKFKGKKILIVNTASKCGFTPQYKGLEALYKAEAGKLVIVGFPSDNFGGQEFQDNKDISSFCEKNYGVTFPLTTRVDVKGDNTTPIFKYLTEKSENGVLDATISWNFNKFIIDEKGNLIKHFDSKVTPDSPELMKYID; encoded by the coding sequence ATGAAAAAATTAAAATACGCCATAGTGGCCGTCGCACTTTTCGTGATAAGTGCGTCATTTATTTCCAAAGAACATAAACGACAGCAAATGGAAACAAGCAAAAAGCTAAAAAATATATACGATTTCAAGATTGAAGGTTTGGATGGATCCGTGATCGATTTTTCCAAATTCAAAGGCAAAAAAATCTTGATCGTAAATACCGCATCCAAATGTGGATTTACCCCACAATACAAAGGTTTGGAAGCATTATACAAAGCCGAAGCCGGCAAATTGGTTATCGTAGGTTTCCCCTCAGATAATTTCGGTGGACAAGAGTTTCAAGACAATAAAGACATTAGTTCTTTTTGTGAAAAAAATTATGGAGTAACTTTTCCATTAACGACAAGAGTCGATGTGAAAGGGGACAACACAACACCTATATTCAAATATTTGACTGAAAAATCTGAAAATGGTGTATTAGATGCGACCATTTCTTGGAATTTCAACAAATTCATCATTGACGAAAAAGGTAATTTGATCAAACATTTTGATAGCAAAGTGACGCCAGATAGTCCTGAGTTGATGAAATATATTGATTAA
- a CDS encoding DNA polymerase III subunit — translation MQFKDVIGQATVKQHLVELVQQNRLSHALLFLGKEGSGALSLAIAFAQYVLCEKASGKSESDLGPSMFGDLEPAPAMNDSCGQCRSCVKAEQYIHPDIHFSYPVIPRKPGDKPTSTDYITQWREFLKESPYGNAYDWLLSIKAENKQGNITAEECNSIIHKLSLKSFESEYKILIMWMPEYLQNSGNKLLKLIEEPPAKTLFILVAENADNILPTILSRCQLIKIPALEREDIEAALQTNGYEGERASLAASMADGNYRVALLEAENAEDNDWQAILREWLNVAFHGNPINYTKWVDTISKYGREPQKQFIYFFIHLLEQALRLKVLGANAETPTSELDFAQRLNKLLTIEQQEAIMSELDKAAYYIERNANPKLLFHALTIKLNHIIKDKALILAQ, via the coding sequence ATGCAGTTTAAGGACGTTATTGGTCAGGCAACAGTCAAGCAACATTTGGTAGAGTTGGTTCAGCAAAATAGATTGAGTCACGCACTTTTATTCTTGGGAAAGGAGGGAAGTGGCGCCTTGAGTTTGGCTATTGCATTTGCTCAATACGTTTTATGTGAAAAAGCGTCTGGTAAAAGTGAATCGGATTTAGGTCCTTCGATGTTTGGAGATTTGGAACCTGCTCCAGCTATGAATGATTCATGCGGTCAGTGTCGCTCTTGTGTCAAAGCAGAGCAATACATTCATCCCGATATACATTTTTCCTATCCTGTAATTCCGAGAAAACCAGGAGACAAACCGACGAGTACGGATTATATTACGCAATGGCGTGAATTTTTAAAAGAATCGCCTTACGGAAATGCGTACGATTGGTTATTGTCTATAAAAGCGGAAAATAAACAAGGAAATATTACAGCAGAAGAATGTAACTCCATCATTCACAAATTAAGTTTGAAGAGTTTTGAAAGTGAATACAAAATTCTGATTATGTGGATGCCGGAGTATTTACAAAATTCGGGTAATAAATTACTCAAACTCATCGAAGAACCTCCAGCGAAAACTTTATTTATCCTTGTAGCAGAAAATGCGGACAATATCCTTCCTACGATATTGAGTCGTTGCCAATTGATAAAAATACCCGCATTAGAAAGAGAAGATATAGAAGCCGCGCTTCAAACCAACGGATATGAAGGCGAGCGCGCCTCCTTGGCGGCAAGTATGGCAGATGGTAATTATAGAGTCGCATTATTAGAAGCAGAAAATGCAGAAGATAATGACTGGCAAGCAATCTTGAGAGAATGGTTAAATGTGGCATTTCATGGTAATCCGATCAATTATACCAAATGGGTAGATACGATTAGCAAATATGGACGTGAACCACAAAAACAATTTATCTATTTTTTTATCCATTTATTGGAACAAGCATTGCGATTAAAAGTTTTGGGCGCTAATGCTGAAACTCCAACATCTGAATTAGATTTTGCGCAGCGTCTTAATAAACTTTTGACTATCGAGCAACAAGAAGCCATCATGTCGGAGTTAGACAAAGCCGCTTATTATATTGAGCGTAATGCCAATCCCAAACTTCTTTTTCACGCCCTCACAATCAAGCTGAATCACATTATTAAGGATAAAGCCTTAATTTTGGCCCAATAG
- a CDS encoding PSP1 domain-containing protein: MGCGSCGTGKPNGCKSNGGCSTGGCNRLNVYDWLANLPFSDPESSCNIVEISFKSGSRKDYYRNTSLQYYEKGTLVTLEGVGGIDVGTVSLTGELVRLQLKKHNISEGSVDIKKILRISTEKDIASYEQNKAREGEVLARSRAIARQLNLQMKLSEVEIQADGKKATFFYTADDRVDFREMIKIFASEFKVKVEMRQIGIRQEAGKVGGIGSCGRELCCSTWLTDFKSVTTTAARYQNLSINQTKLSGQCGRLKCCLNYELDTYLDALQQFPNNADSLQTTKGRAMLVKKDIFKNLMWYTLPDSNKQYPLTISRVREIIRLNMKGDVVDELKHVELYSNRETVEIDAGFVDVVGQISLKSLEKGNNKNHKSKPNKNNFKGNSNSPQTDNKKLEAKGNSYFDRKKEKENLNKDGVNKPQNKPQQKQNNNNNGPQQERPKGNFPNNNNNNGERKQEFKPKNKNFQKNRPPRPNNPPANNGENA, translated from the coding sequence ATGGGTTGTGGTAGTTGTGGCACTGGCAAACCGAATGGTTGCAAAAGCAATGGCGGTTGTAGTACCGGCGGGTGCAATAGATTAAATGTGTACGATTGGTTAGCAAATCTGCCATTTTCTGATCCCGAAAGTTCTTGTAACATCGTGGAAATCAGTTTTAAAAGTGGTAGCAGAAAAGATTATTATAGAAATACTTCTTTACAATATTACGAAAAAGGAACTCTTGTAACGCTTGAGGGTGTAGGTGGTATTGATGTTGGTACGGTTAGTTTGACTGGAGAATTGGTAAGATTGCAGTTAAAAAAACATAACATTTCCGAAGGAAGTGTGGATATCAAAAAAATCCTAAGGATCAGTACCGAAAAAGATATCGCATCTTATGAGCAAAATAAAGCACGTGAAGGCGAGGTACTTGCTCGTAGTAGAGCCATCGCTCGTCAGCTCAATCTTCAGATGAAATTAAGTGAAGTCGAAATACAAGCCGATGGCAAAAAAGCGACTTTTTTCTATACGGCAGATGATCGTGTCGATTTCCGTGAAATGATCAAAATTTTTGCCTCAGAATTTAAGGTAAAAGTGGAAATGCGTCAGATCGGTATCCGCCAAGAAGCTGGGAAAGTGGGTGGTATCGGTAGTTGTGGACGTGAATTATGTTGTAGCACGTGGTTGACTGATTTCAAAAGTGTGACAACAACAGCTGCTCGCTATCAAAATCTAAGTATCAACCAAACAAAATTGAGTGGTCAATGTGGAAGATTGAAATGTTGTTTGAATTATGAATTAGACACGTATTTGGATGCGTTGCAACAATTTCCCAATAATGCGGATAGCTTGCAGACGACAAAAGGGCGTGCAATGTTGGTAAAAAAAGACATTTTCAAAAACTTGATGTGGTACACTTTGCCAGACAGCAACAAGCAATATCCATTGACGATTTCTCGTGTTAGAGAGATTATTCGCCTCAATATGAAAGGCGACGTTGTGGATGAGTTGAAGCATGTAGAACTATATTCCAATAGAGAAACGGTGGAAATTGATGCTGGATTTGTAGACGTAGTTGGACAGATTTCTTTGAAAAGTTTGGAAAAAGGAAATAATAAAAATCACAAATCCAAACCAAATAAAAACAATTTCAAAGGAAATAGCAATTCTCCTCAAACCGATAATAAAAAACTGGAAGCAAAAGGAAATTCATATTTTGATAGAAAAAAGGAAAAAGAAAATCTGAATAAGGATGGGGTAAATAAACCACAAAACAAACCTCAGCAAAAACAAAACAACAATAATAACGGTCCTCAACAAGAAAGACCGAAAGGAAATTTCCCAAATAATAACAATAATAACGGAGAGCGCAAACAAGAATTCAAACCGAAAAATAAGAATTTTCAAAAGAATCGACCTCCAAGACCCAATAATCCACCAGCAAATAATGGTGAAAATGCATAA
- a CDS encoding DUF4442 domain-containing protein produces the protein MQKLFQRLSKFISPNKLAKWMMRFSPMYKRSTGRITYISDDFTEINIEIKLSYKNRNIAGVIFGGSLFAATDPIFMIQLMQMLGSRYIVWDRAAEIKYKRPATPAAYAKFILTKEDLEKIIQEVNKNGETNIEKTVHLTSKDGNTIFAEVTKTMYIADKGFYKKKIAAKSK, from the coding sequence ATGCAAAAATTATTTCAACGATTAAGCAAGTTTATCTCTCCTAATAAATTGGCAAAATGGATGATGCGTTTTTCTCCAATGTATAAAAGGAGTACCGGACGGATTACCTATATCTCCGATGATTTTACGGAAATTAATATTGAAATCAAACTGTCTTATAAAAATCGAAATATTGCAGGTGTAATATTTGGCGGTAGTCTTTTTGCAGCGACAGATCCGATTTTTATGATACAACTGATGCAAATGCTAGGTAGTCGCTACATCGTATGGGATCGAGCCGCAGAAATCAAATACAAACGACCCGCGACTCCCGCCGCTTATGCAAAATTTATATTGACGAAAGAAGACTTGGAAAAAATCATCCAAGAAGTAAATAAAAATGGGGAAACGAATATTGAAAAAACGGTTCATCTTACTTCTAAAGATGGCAATACGATCTTTGCCGAAGTAACTAAAACCATGTATATCGCCGATAAAGGCTTTTACAAAAAGAAAATCGCAGCAAAATCTAAATAA